Below is a window of Lacrimispora xylanolytica DNA.
ATTTATCGGTCTCTCTGATATGGCGGGCAGCTTCAATTCCGTTTTGCTGGGACATTTCAATATCCAGATATATGAGGTCAAATATGTTTCCCTGGCGGATATATTTTTCAAGCATAACACCATCAAAAAATACATCGATTTCTATTTCAATTCCATTAGCTTCCGCTTCAGCTCTTAATGTTTTTTCTAACATACCTGTGAACAGAAAATCATCATCACAAATTGCGACTCGTAACATATTCTCACTTCCTTAATTTAGTTTTTACAACAGTTTCCATTACTTGCCAAGCATCAAGGGGGTGTGCTTTGTAATCGGCATGATTTTCCGGGTATATCCCGAAAAATATGGTAACAAACAACATATATTATACTATATAATTGTTTTATTTTGTATAGAAGTATTAGCTATAGTATGAATAAAAAATGAGAGAAATGGAATAAGGAAAAATTACAAATAACCTCGTAATTTCAACAAGTTAAGTATTTTGTAAGGGAAATGTTATATTTTCGTATTGCTCTGCAAAGCAGAAGCACAATCTGACATATTATTACAGATGGAAGTGAGGTGATGCTATTTGAATTTATATTTGTTTTTACTACTTGCGGTGGGGATGCTTATTTTAATCACGTATTTGTTCTTTACCATCTTTGATAAAGATTTTTTAATAAAGTCAGATAGAAAAATTTACAATATAAATTTTATTATTACGATTATCATTACCAATTATTTAGAATGGAGTGAAATTAAATTCCAATATAGTAATGAATTTCTGCTGGAAAATTTGATTTCCCTATTTAATCTAATCAATATATTGCTTTGTCTGACCCTTTTGCTGTTAATAATCTTTGCAAAAGACCGGAATGAAATCAAAAAAAGAGGTTAATTCATTCTTTGAAGTAATAGGTGGAAAAAATTACATGCAGTACCGTTATTATTACATTGTGATATATTTTTTGTACCAAGATACTATAATGAACCCATCTTATAGAATATGATGGAGGTAGTTACTATGAAAAGTAAAACAAACAATACAGCAAAATTCATGGAGAAGCTGGCTAGAAAGTCTTTAGAGCTGGCAGCAGAAAGCAGATGCATGTACATATACCATCAACCTAAGATGCCTGCAGAGCTAAAGCAGTTTAAGAAATAGTCTGCTGAGATTTTTCACTCGTTTGCTCACTCCCATTATGGAATCATAAAAAATGGCTATACTCTTTGTATATTTCCAAATGGAAAAAGGAGGAAGCAAATGAGAATTCCAAAGCACATTGGAATCATACCTGATGGAAACCGGCGCTGGGCACTGGAGCAGGGAATGAAAAAAGAAGACGGATATGATAATGGAATTTCTCCGGGAATGGACCTATATTATATCTGTAAAGATATGGGAATTGAAGAAATGACCTTTTACGGCTTTACTGCGGATAACACCAAGCGTCCCACCACACAGCGGGAGGCATTCTCAGAAGCATGTATCAAAGCGGTAGAGAGATTATCAAAAGAAGACGCAGAGCTTCTGGTACTGGGAAAAACATCATCAGCCATGTTTCCTGAGAGATTAAAGCCCTATACCACCAGATCCAGATTTGGTGAAGGAGGCATGAAAATTAATTTTCTCATAAACTATAGCTGGGAGTGGGATTTAGGGCTTCAAGACGGAGCCATAGGACCTCAGTTAAAGACCTCTGATGTTTCAAGAATTGATTTGGTGATCCGCTGGGGCGGACGGAGAAGGTTGTCTGGTTTTTTACCCGTTCAATCGGTCTATTCAGACATGTACATTGTAGATGATTACTGGCCTGATTTCAGACCGCAGCATATTTATGATGCTGTAGAATGGTATTCCAGACAGGATGTGACCCTAGGGGGGTAATGAGTATTCGTTTCCATAGAAAAAAGCAGCGGTTTTATTCTTAAATCCGCTGCTTTTTTATGATATAGGAAAGTTTTGCGAACTCCCCTATATCATAAAAAGCACTCCGTGCAGGATGCACATGACGCTTAAGAGGAAGATGTCACTAAAGTGACGGCGCGTCAGCGCCAGAGTCTGACAAGTCAGACTCTTTCTAGCTTATATCATCAGGAAGCCTGCAATTCCAAGAACTGCAAGGCAGCTGAAATTAAGAACCGTAAAATGAATTAAAAACTTTGCCTTATTCTCACCATACTGGCTGCTGTAAAGAGAATAGGCGATAATGCTGGCAAGGGAAGCCACCGGTGTGCCAAGCCCTCCGATGTTCACTCCGTAATAAAGAGCCTTGGCATGGGAGCTAAAGGGGGCAATTGCAATGGTTGCCGGAACATTGCTTATGAACTGACTCAGCAAAAGAGAGTAAATATAAGTTGCCTTGGGCGTATGAACCAGGTCGGAGAGATATTGATTTAATTGTGGAATATGTGATACATTTCCGACAGCTACAAAAATAAATACAAAAGTAAATATCAATTGATAATTAGCCTGTTTTAACAGCTTTTTGTTTGTGATTAAGGTGGATAAAATCACGATGGGAAATACAGCCAGATAAGGAATTAAATTAAATACACTTAGAATAACAAGAATCAGTAAAAGGCTATAAAACCCCATTCCTTTTTTATTCTGAATCCTTACATCCTCCATTTCAAACTGTATCTTCTTTGACTTAACAATAAAACCAAGTAAAACAAGGAGCACCAGGCTAAGAATACAAAGCGGCAGAGAGAATCCAAGAAACGTTTTCGTACTCATCTTATAAAAGGAGAATAAAAACAGATTCTGTGGATTTCCAAAGGGTGTCATGCTGCTTCCTAAATTAGCGGCTATGGTAACCAGTACACAAGGAATCACAATATCATAACTGCTTTTTTTAGAGATAATAATTAAAATCGGTACAATGGCAAGCAAGGTAACGTCATTGGTAAGGAGCATGGAAACGAGAAAAGAGGTGAGACAAAGTGCCATGGTAAGAGCGCGCTCTGTTTTACAGCTTTTACACACCTTGGTGGCGATATACTGAAGAAAATGAAACTGATCGAATGCGTCTACCACAATCATTAATTCAAACAGGCAGACGATAACTTTAAAATCAATATATTCCCACCTTGGTAATTGAAAAAAAGAAGAAATGATTGCTGCAAATAGGGAAACGGAGAAAATCACGTTACTGGTCACATACTGTTTTATCTTTATCCAGGTCTGTACCAGATGATTCCCTGGATGTTTATCCATGGGCAATTCTTGCTGTATCATATATTAATGTCCTTTATGAGTATAATTTTAGTCTGACCTTTTTGAAATCATTTGCATTATATGCACTTTCATAGTCCATGTCAAGCTATTTATAAAGCCTGCAGGTCATTCCTCATAATCCTTTTTTAAGACAAGGCTCCTTAACTCATTTCTGCGAAGAAGAAATGGAAGCAGAGTACCGGCAATCAACAGGCTGAAACTGTTCTGGACAAGGTTAAGAGGAATATTTAAGAGGGCAGCGGATTTGCCATAAACCACACATTCAAATAAGAAATAACCTCCGGTGACAATTGTGCTGCATGTGAGGCCGGAACTTATAAAAGGAACAAGCCGGAAGGAAACGATTCCACTTCTTTTTATCAGCCTCTGATAGAGGTATCCAGAAAAGAAGGAAGCCAGTGCCTTTATGATTAAGGTAGCAGGAGCATAGAAAGCATAGCCGGATAAAAAGTCTGCCATCATAGAGCCAATCCCGGCAGAAATTCCTCCTGTCATTGGCCCTAATAGAATCCCGCTGATTAAAACCAGACCGTCTCCCAGATGAATATAGCCGTTAAAGGCTGATGGAATATGAATTACCATAGTGGCTACGGTAATCAGTGAAGCCATGAAAGCCCCGTATACGATTTTTTTAGTTCCCATGGATTTCATGATGTTCCCTCCTTTCGTAGTGCTCTTAGAAATAATTTAAGTCTATCATAATGAATCATTGGCATTATTCAAATATCCAATTTGAATAAAATCATACATACCAGTTTTTAAGGATTGGATGTATTCTTCCTGAGAATGAGAATATTTGCTTGATATTCTTCCTCCAAATAAATATAATAGAAATTAGACCAGGACTGGCTTTTAAGGCCATTAAAGGTTAAGAATTTATGCTATGCTGAATGGTATCTATAGAAAAAGTTATAGATATAAGCGAATTCATTACAAAAGACTTATATTACGAGAGAAATACGGAGGTGTTCCCATGAAAAAGGAATGGACAGAAGAGGATCACTGCCCTTATTGCAAACGGCATTGCTCATTAAAAGACCCTCATTGCGGAAAAGGAAAATCTCTTGCAAAATCCATAACAGTAAAAAAGGACAGCATGAAAGCAAAGGCTGTGAAAGCGATTGATAAGGAAGAATTAAAAAAGCTTCAGTCTGATCTTAAATTATTTGTTCTTTATGAGAAAGCAAATGAATGTCTTATGAAAAAGGCAGATGGAAAGAATAAGGGAAAGAAGTTAAAGGGCTACATATTAAATATACTGGCAGAAAACAATGGCATCTCTCCAACGGAATTAAAGGAATCTTCCGGTCTGTTAAAGGAAGAATTAAAAAGGGTTCTGGAAAAGCTTTCTAATAGAAAAGAAATATCCATTCAGGATTCTAAGGAGAACGGCAAAAAGATATTGCTGACGGAAAAAGGCAGGGAAGCAGTGAATTTACAGCTGTACGGGCTGGAGAATGGAAGCGATGAGCTGTTTTCTGTTTTAGGAGAAGAAGAAAAGGAAAATCTGGAAATAATTCTTAGGAAGTTAATAGGGTCTGTGGAATAAGCAAAGGTTGTGTTTCCAGATTATTTGTAGTACAATGCTTTTTGGTGTTTATATTCTGAAAAGTAAGTAATTTGTGTAAATGTTGCAGGAGGGGGACCTATGAAAAATCAGGCCGCAAGCAGCAGTGTAATCCGCAGAATCATGGCATATTTATTCTGTTTTGCACTGCTGTCGTCTGAATTTAATATTTTTAATATCGACATTGGCCGAAAGCTGCCCCATCCTGTGAAAAAGACGGTGTCTGAGAAGGGGGCCAGCCATAAGGGCGTCAAGGGCATCATAGAGTATATCGGTTTTGACGAAGAAGCAAGTGGAGAGATGATGAGCCCCTCCATTGGCAGAGCTTCCTTTGGAGTGATGCCAATGAAGTACTTAATCATGAGAGCGGAACTTCTTTTTATTCCTCTGATCCTGTGGGCTGTAATCACGGTATTATTGCAGGACGGCTATATAGGGAAAATGTTTCTGATACGGTTTATCCACGATTCAGATGGAGAAAAAGAAAGCTTAAGGTTCGTTCATCCATTATGTCAAAATTAAAAGTAGAAAAGAGGATACGATATGAAACCAGGAAAGAAAATGCTTACTGGGATCTTGGTTGCCTTGGCAGCCCTCTGCGCTCTCGCAGTGTTTGGTCTTGGAAGCGATGTGAAGGGTATCTTAGATATGCGTTACGGCATAGATATCCGAGGCGGTGTGGAGGCGATCTTTGAGCCTCAGGATTTAAACAGAAAGCCAACGGAAGCAGAGCTCCAGACAGCGAGAGAGATTATTGAAACCCGTATGGATAACCAGAATATTTCAGACCGTGAAGTAACGGTTGATAAAAATGCCGGTTATATCATCGTTCAGTTCCCCTGGAAGTCCGGTGAGACAAACTTTAATCCAGAGGATGCCATTGCAGAACTCGGTGAGATGGCTGAGCTTACCTTCCGGGATCCAGACGGCAAAGTTTTAATTCAGGGTAAGAATGTTAAGACAGCAGCACCAGAAACCGTCACCAACAACGGTATCAAAGCATATGAAGTAGCACTTAGCTTTGATCAGGAAGGTGCAAAGCTCTTTGAAGATGCCACTGGTAATTTAATCGGCAAACGCATGAGCATTTACATGGATAACGACCTTATTTCAAGCCCGACCGTTCAGACAAAGATTTCCGGCGGACAGGCTGTGATTACAGGTATGAAGGATTATAATGAAGCAAAAAGCCTTGCCGAGAAGATCAACGCAGGTGCGCTTCCATTTTCCCTTGCAACCTCTAATTTCTCTACCATCAGCCCTGCTCTTGGTAACAATGCCTTAAATATTATGATCTATGCAGGAATTGCAGCATTCTTCATCATTTGTGTATTTATGATCGGGTTCTACAAGCTTCCAGGTGTTACCGCCTGCATTACCCTGTTCATGCAGATGATCATTCAGATGCTTGCGATCTCCATTCCTCAGTATACACTGACCCTTCCAGGTATAGCAGGTATCATCCTGACCCTTGGTATGACGGTGGATACCAATATTATTACATCAGAGCGTATCTCTGATGAGCTGAAAAAGGGTGCCTCCATCAAAGGCGCAGTTACTTATGGATATAAGAATGCATTCTCATCCGTATTTGATGGTAATGTAACAGCCGCCATCATTGCTGCCATCCTTATGGCTTTAGGTTCAGGTACCATGTTAAGCTTTGGTTATACTCTTATGATCGGTATGATCGTAAACCTTTTTGTAGGTATTTGGGTTTCCAAGCATCTTCTGTTATCCTTCATCGAAAACAAGAAGTTTAATGATATGAAACACTTCCGTGTGAGAAAGGATATTAAGACCATACCGTTCTACCAGAAGAAGTATATATTTGCCATTATTTCAGGCGTTATTACCATTGCAGGTATTGCAGGCTGCTTTACAAAGGGAATTGCACTTGATACCCAGTTTACCGGTGGTGCTGTTTTAAGCTACTCCGTATCCAATGAAGCAGATACAGAAAAGATTCAGGCAGCCGTAGAGAAAGAGACCAACAGACCGGTAACTGTCCAGATTAAAGAGGACAACATGACCGGACTTAAGAGACTTTCTGTTACCTTTGCAGGAAATGCAGGTATGTCTCCGGATGAACAGAAGGCCATTACAGAAGCTATCAACACAACTTCCGATAAGGTTGATGCAAAGCTTTCTGAGACCTACGTGGTTGAGCCTTACATCGGTGCCAAAGCGCTCAGGAATGCAGGACTTGCCATTGGGCTTGCACTTCTCTTTATTATCGTTTATGTATGGGTCAGATTCTCTGCTATTTCAGGTCTGCCCGCTGGAATCACTGCTATGATCGCCCTGTTCCATGATACGATGGTCGTGTTCTTTGCCTTTGTACTATTTGGAATTCCGTTAAACGATGCCTTTGTGGCGGTGGTACTGACGATTATCGGTTATTCTATTAACGATACCATTGTTATTTATGATAGAATCCGTGAGAACAAAAAGAATGACAGCAAAATGTCCGTCGTGGATCTTGTTAACATAAGTACAAGCCAGACTCTTGGCAGATCCATTAATACATCCATGGCAACCGCCATCTGTGTTGTGGTCATCATGGTTGCTTCCATGTACTTCCAGATTGAGTCCATCATTGAATTCTCTCTGCCAATGCTATTTGGTGTTATCACCGGATGCTATTCCTCTATCTGTGTTGCCGGTACCTTATGGGCAATGTGGGAGAAGAAAAAAGAAAAATAAAATCATAAAACCGGAATATCATGCTATACATGGTGTTCCGGTTTTATTTTATTCCTGGTTTATTTGTTTTGAAAAATTTAATGATTGGCAGATTGAATATTTTTATCAAAAATGTTAGAATATAGTAACACACGTAACTAATTATTAAAAGGAGGATGAAATCATGTTAGATAAAATTATCGTAGATAAAATTAATAAACAGATTAATTTTGAATTTTATTCTGCTTATCTGTATTTGGATATTTCAAACTATTATGCAGACAGTAATTTAAACGGATTTGCAAACTGGTTCAAGATTCAGACCCAGGAGGAGCGGGATCATGCGTTGCTCTTTATGGATTATCTGTTAAACAACGGTGAAAAGGTAGTACTGGATGACATCAAGGCTCCTCATTATACGTATGAGGATTTCCGCCAGCCAACTGTGAATGCCTATGAGCACGAATTAAAGGTAACGGCTGCCATTCATGATATTTATGCAGCAGCTTATGATCTGAAAGACTTCCGTACCATGCAGTTCCTTGACTGGTTCGTAAAGGAGCAGAACGAGGAAGAGAAAAACACGGATGAGATTATAAAGAGATACGATTTATTTGGTAATGATGCCAAAGGACTCTATTTAATTGATTCTGAACTGGCGTCAAGAGTCTATACAGCACCGTCACTTGTTCTTTAAATAACTTAACATTATAGTACTTATATAAAAAGCGGTCTCTGTCATGATGCCAGGTAGTTTCATTCATGGCAGGGATGGCTTTTTCTTATTTGAATCAGGAGTATCTCTTATGAAAATACACATTAACTTCATACCCCAGGAGGAAGAAGAGGAAGTAGTTTTCAGGATACATGGTATGAAAAAGCATGTGACCCAGGCCATTGATATTCTTAATCCAGGGGAGAAGGAAGCTGGCTATCTTCTTTGTAAAAAAGAGGAAAAATTTTTTAAGATACTTGCAGGTGATATCCTTTACCTGGAGTCCATTGACCGTAAGGTTTTTGTATACACGGAAAAAGAGACCCTGGAGATATCGGAAAAGCTTTACGTTTTGGAAGAACAGCTTTCCGAGTGTTCCTTTATCCGTATCAGCAAGTCCATGCTGCTGAATTTTGATAAGATCTATTCTTTTTATCCCAAATTAAGTGGAAACTTAGAAGCCCTATTAGTAAATCAGGAAAAGGTGATCATATCAAGACGGTATGTGCCTGGATTAAAAAGAAAACTGGGAATGGGGGAAAAAGAATAATGCAGAGCAAAATCAAAAAGATATTTCAGCTTACTTCTATGGTATTTACCGTAATTGTCCTGATGCAGCTATTGCTTGGTAATGAGTTAAGCAGAACCATTCTCTATGAATATCTGGCTTGCTCCCTCCTGGCTGCCATGTTAAAGCATATATTTTTCAGAGGGATTATCTTCGAATTTTCCATATGGAGACAGCTTTTATATCTCTTTCTTGTATGGCTGTTTGTCATAACCTGTAATTTTCTGTTTCACTGGGGCATGTCAATGGCTTCTGTTTTTGCAAGTCCGGTGATGGTGATTACGATTTATCTTGTCTTACGCCTGTTCAACTATCAGCTTGAGAAAATGGAAGTGCGAAAGATGAATGAGCTGCTGAAAAAAAGGAGGGACAGTAAATAAGGTTTCAAACAGTACCGCTTAGGAGGGGATTTTGACCGCTTACGTCAAAGCATATTGCCTAATTCTTCGTTTGATACTATGGTAGGGGTACCAATAAAAGAAAGAAGGAATTGATATGTTTTTGATTGAAGTAATAAAAAGAACTCCCGCTATGGTATGGTTTATATTGGCCTTCCTCATTGTAAGAGGCTTAAATTCCTCCAGGGATGGAGAAGTCTCTTTGATAAGAATGGTAATCGTGCCCCTGGTTTTTATGATATGGGGACTGGAAAAGCTTTTTACCAGCTTTCATTATCTTTCCATTGCCCTGGTTTGCTATGTGATAGCAGCAGGTCTTGGAAGCATGCTGGGGTATGTCCTGTATAGCCGTTTTCGAAGGATATATAAAAAGGAAGGAGTGTTTTACCGCACAGGTTCCTACCTTCCACTGACAATCATATTGATTAACTTTTTTATGAAGTACATTCTGAATGTTGTTTTAGCAATTCAGCCGGATTTTCATGGAGACTTAACTTTTAATATCATGTATTCGGTGGTTTGCGGTGTTTCCGTTGGTCTGTTCATCGGGGGAATTTATCAGGTCATTGCAGGGTGCAGAACTTATGTGGAAAGCAGGGGTGCAGAGGTTTAGCTGAGTGTAAAAAGGGGGAAGCTGTTTGGCAAAACAAAGGGAGAAGGTAGAGTATCGATATTATGAAATTCCGGAGGGGGAAGCCGTACTGGCACTATTGGGAGAGGACTGGATCAGGGAATACGGAAAGCAGATTAAATTTCTCCATTTTCACAATTTATTAGAGATTGGATATTGTCACTGGGGAAGCGGAGAGGTTGTACTGGGACAGGAGCATATTCCTTTTTCCGGGGGATCATTTATGGTGGTTCCTCCCCGGCTTCCCCATACCACGAGCAGCGATCATGGGACAAAGGGATTTTGGGAATGGATGTATGTTGACCTGGATAAGCTGGTCTCTGACTTAAGTCAATATGATTCTATGATGAAGAAAACCATGTTAAAGCGAATCAAGAAAACCGGGTACCTGTTAACAGAAAAGGAGAATCCGGTTCTGGCGAAGCTGATACTTGGGATCATGGAGGAGGCACGGAATAAAAAGCCATACTATAAGGACAGCATAAGAGGACTTCTTGGTGCCTGTGTGGTGGAGTTTTTAAGGCTTTCCGATGATGAGGAGAAGATCATGAGATCCAGGTCCAACACCACCCTCATTGCCGGTGCTCTGGAATTTGTCTCAAACCACTACATGGAGGAAATCAGAATCAGCGATCTGGCAGATGCCTGCAGCATCAGTGAAAGCCATTTCCGCCGTGTGTTTGAGGAAGGGATGAACATGAAGCCAGTGGATTACATCAACTTAATCCGAATCCAGAATGCCTGTGAGCTGTTAAAAAGAACGGAAAAGAATATGGAAGAGGTATCGGCTCTATCTGGATTTGCCTCTATTTCCGCCTTTAACAGGAATTTTAGAAAAGTCATGAATATATCCCCTTATCAGTGGAAGAAATCTTCAGAAAATTATGAGAGCAGATTGCTGTACTGTAAGATCAGTGCACAAAAAGGCTGGGATTAAAAGCGCAAATGATTGAATTTGCGCTTTTTTTAATTGAATCTAAAAGCTTTATGAGCAAAAATATTGGTATAATATACCTAATAGTTACAAGTTGACAACATGAGCTTATTTTTACTGGATTGGAAATGAATGGGGGAATATGATTTGGACAAGCTAGAACTATACCGCCCGGAAGATTCCATTTACGTAGAAAAGGGAAATGGAACAAGGGTCAATTATTTTATTTTTGATGAATTTGAGATTCATGAGAATGTGATTTCTCCGAAATCTGCACAGGAGTGGCATATGCATCGGGCGATCGAGGAGGTACTTGTTGTTACCTCTGGAGAATTGACCGTCAGGTGGAAGGAGGAAGGAGGCATCTACCGGGAGACCGCATCTAAGGGTATGGTCATTCGTGTGGGTAATTCCGTTCATACCATTGAGAACCGAACCAATGAGGAGGCTGCCTTTCTGGTATTTCGTATGGTACCGGATGGGAAGGACAAACGAAATGTGATCAAGCATGATAAAGTGATTTTCCCCTGAATGTATTCAGGGTGCGGGTTGAAAAAGATGCTTGGATGAGATTCATCCGATCTTTGAAATTATATTAATTTAAAGGAGGAGTTTCGCTATGAAGAAAAAAATCGCATCTCTATTATTGGCAGGAGCTATGGTAGCATCCTTAACTGCCTGCGGCACAGGGGGTGGCAGCACTGGCACTACAGGGGATACAAAAGGGGAGGGAGCTAAGGCTTCCAATGAACTGACTGTCTGGTGCTGGGATCCAGCCTTTAACATCTATGCCATGAATGAGGCAGCCAAGGTTTACCAGAAGGACCACCCGGATTTCAAGCTTAATGTGGTGGAAACCCCATGGGCAGATGTTCAGACAAAACTGACCACAGCCGCCACCTCTGGAAATGAGGATTCTCTTCCTGATATCATTCTTCTTCAGGATAATGCCTTCCAGAAAAATGTAATCAGTTATCCGGATACATTCAAAGACTTAACAAGCAGCGGTATTGACTTTTCCAAATTTCCAAAAGCAAAAACGGCTTATTCAGTGGTAGAAGGAAAGAATTACGGTGTGCCATTTGACAATGGAGCTGTTGTTGCCTGCTACCGGACAGATGTTTTAAAAGAAGCAGGATACACAGTAGATGATTTTAAAGATATCACATGGAGCAAGTATCAGGAAATGGGAGAAAAGATTCTTGCTAAGACAGGCAAACCTCTCTTATCCTGTCAGGCTGGAGAATCCGACTTAATTGTGATGATGCTTCAATCTGCTGGCGGAAGTCTGTTTGATAAAGACGGAAAGCCCAGCATGGTTGGCAATGACAAACTTAAGAAAGTAATGGAAACCTATGCTTCTTTAGTAAAGAGCGGTGTTCTTGTGGAAGTCAATGACTGGGATCAGTATGTAGGAACCTTAACAAACAGTACGGTAGGCGGGACCATCAACGGATGCTGGATCATGGCAAGCATTCAGACCGCAGAAGACCAGTCCGGCAAGTGGGCAATCACCAATATGCCTAAATTAGAAGGGGTTGAAGGCGCTACCAATTATTCCAATAACGGCGGATCCAGCTGGGCAGTAACGTCTGCAAGCAAAAATCCGGAACTGGCCTATGATTTCTTAAGCAAGACCTTTGCAGGAAGCACAGAGCTTTATGAAACCATTCTTCCAAAGTCTGGAGCTATGGCAACATACCTTCCGGCAGCAGAGAGTAAAGTTTATGGAGAGCCTCAGAAATTCTTTGGAGATGCTCCGGTCTACTCTATGATTACTGATTTTGCTTCCAAGGTGCCATCCAATAATACGGGAGTTTACTACTATGAAGCACGTGATGCAGTGGCAACTGCCATTACAAAGGTAGTAGCAGGCGGAGACATCGACGCAGAGATCAAGAATGCAGAGGATACGGTTAATTTTGCAATGGGCAAGTAAGAGACGCTAGGAGGTGGCATTTCCAGTGATTCATTCTAAGAATAAGCTTTCATTGGGTCAGAAACAGAGCAGGGCAGGCTGGGCATTTTTAACTCCTGCGGTTCTTTTAATTGCAATCATGAGCTTTCTGCCCATGATTCAGGCCCTCTTCCTTTCGTTCCAGACAGGAATCGGCAACAAGATGAAATGGACGGGTGTGACCAATTACATCCGAATGTTCAAGGATCCGGTTTTTGTACAGGCGCTGAAAAACAATTTTATCTATCTGATTATTCAGGTGCCTGTTATGTTGATTTTAGCGCTGGTGCTGGCTTCCCTGTTAAATCATAAGGATCTTCGGTTTAAAGGGCTCTTCCGCACCGCCATATTTCTGCCATGTGCCACCTCACTGGTATCCTATGCTGTAATCTTCCGTTCCTTATTCGCTGTGGATGGCCTGGTGAACAATATCTTAATGAAATTGGGATTCCTGTCCACAGGCTATAACTTTTTAGGACATCCAAACAGTGCCAGAGTCGTAATCATTCTGGCACTGATCTGGAGATGGACTGGCTATAACATGGTATTTTACTTATCCGGCCTTCAAAATATTGAATATTCTGTTTATGAAGCGGCTAAAATCGATGGAGCATCCCCCATTCAGTCATTCTTTCGGATTACGGTGCCTCTTTTGCGGCCAACCATTCTTCTGACTGCAATCATGTCCACCAACGGAACTCTGCAGCTGTTTGATGAATCCGTGAACTTGACCAATGGCGGACCGGCAAACGCTACCATCACCATGTCACACTATATTTATAATGTTTCATTTAAGTATGTACCTAATTTCGGATATGCGGCATCCATGTCCTATCTGATTCTCTTTTTGGTGGCAGTGCTTGCATTCGTTCAGTTAAAGGTAGGTGATAAACGTGACTAAGGGAAAAAAGCTCTTCGCTTATACATTTTTAATCCTTGTTTCTTTAATTTCTGTATTTCCGCTTTACTGGATGATGGTGGCGGCCACCAACCGGAGCGTGGATGTCACCAGAGGGACGCTTGTTTTTGGCACGGCTCTCATGGATAACTGGATCAAGCTGTTTGGCTCCCAGAACGTAGGCACAGCACTTTTTAACTCCTTTAAATATTCCATTATCATGACAC
It encodes the following:
- a CDS encoding DUF3021 family protein produces the protein MQSKIKKIFQLTSMVFTVIVLMQLLLGNELSRTILYEYLACSLLAAMLKHIFFRGIIFEFSIWRQLLYLFLVWLFVITCNFLFHWGMSMASVFASPVMVITIYLVLRLFNYQLEKMEVRKMNELLKKRRDSK
- a CDS encoding DUF6622 family protein — encoded protein: MFLIEVIKRTPAMVWFILAFLIVRGLNSSRDGEVSLIRMVIVPLVFMIWGLEKLFTSFHYLSIALVCYVIAAGLGSMLGYVLYSRFRRIYKKEGVFYRTGSYLPLTIILINFFMKYILNVVLAIQPDFHGDLTFNIMYSVVCGVSVGLFIGGIYQVIAGCRTYVESRGAEV
- a CDS encoding carbohydrate ABC transporter permease, which translates into the protein MHSKNKLSLGQKQSRAGWAFLTPAVLLIAIMSFLPMIQALFLSFQTGIGNKMKWTGVTNYIRMFKDPVFVQALKNNFIYLIIQVPVMLILALVLASLLNHKDLRFKGLFRTAIFLPCATSLVSYAVIFRSLFAVDGLVNNILMKLGFLSTGYNFLGHPNSARVVIILALIWRWTGYNMVFYLSGLQNIEYSVYEAAKIDGASPIQSFFRITVPLLRPTILLTAIMSTNGTLQLFDESVNLTNGGPANATITMSHYIYNVSFKYVPNFGYAASMSYLILFLVAVLAFVQLKVGDKRD
- a CDS encoding ABC transporter substrate-binding protein, with the translated sequence MKKKIASLLLAGAMVASLTACGTGGGSTGTTGDTKGEGAKASNELTVWCWDPAFNIYAMNEAAKVYQKDHPDFKLNVVETPWADVQTKLTTAATSGNEDSLPDIILLQDNAFQKNVISYPDTFKDLTSSGIDFSKFPKAKTAYSVVEGKNYGVPFDNGAVVACYRTDVLKEAGYTVDDFKDITWSKYQEMGEKILAKTGKPLLSCQAGESDLIVMMLQSAGGSLFDKDGKPSMVGNDKLKKVMETYASLVKSGVLVEVNDWDQYVGTLTNSTVGGTINGCWIMASIQTAEDQSGKWAITNMPKLEGVEGATNYSNNGGSSWAVTSASKNPELAYDFLSKTFAGSTELYETILPKSGAMATYLPAAESKVYGEPQKFFGDAPVYSMITDFASKVPSNNTGVYYYEARDAVATAITKVVAGGDIDAEIKNAEDTVNFAMGK
- a CDS encoding LytTR family DNA-binding domain-containing protein; protein product: MKIHINFIPQEEEEEVVFRIHGMKKHVTQAIDILNPGEKEAGYLLCKKEEKFFKILAGDILYLESIDRKVFVYTEKETLEISEKLYVLEEQLSECSFIRISKSMLLNFDKIYSFYPKLSGNLEALLVNQEKVIISRRYVPGLKRKLGMGEKE
- a CDS encoding AraC family transcriptional regulator, translated to MAKQREKVEYRYYEIPEGEAVLALLGEDWIREYGKQIKFLHFHNLLEIGYCHWGSGEVVLGQEHIPFSGGSFMVVPPRLPHTTSSDHGTKGFWEWMYVDLDKLVSDLSQYDSMMKKTMLKRIKKTGYLLTEKENPVLAKLILGIMEEARNKKPYYKDSIRGLLGACVVEFLRLSDDEEKIMRSRSNTTLIAGALEFVSNHYMEEIRISDLADACSISESHFRRVFEEGMNMKPVDYINLIRIQNACELLKRTEKNMEEVSALSGFASISAFNRNFRKVMNISPYQWKKSSENYESRLLYCKISAQKGWD
- a CDS encoding cupin domain-containing protein; this translates as MDKLELYRPEDSIYVEKGNGTRVNYFIFDEFEIHENVISPKSAQEWHMHRAIEEVLVVTSGELTVRWKEEGGIYRETASKGMVIRVGNSVHTIENRTNEEAAFLVFRMVPDGKDKRNVIKHDKVIFP